The sequence CACCCACACCAGCGTGGCCCTGCGCGACGCCTTTCTGGCGACCCGCATACCCTTCATCGAGGTGCACCTCTCCAACGTCCACGCCCGCGAACCGTTCCGGCATCACTCCTACCTGTCCGACATCGCCCAAGGCGTCATCTGCGGGCTGGGGGCCCTGGGATACGAACTTGCGTTGCAAGCCGCCATTCACCACATCCGCGAGACCTGAGGTTATGGACATTAGAAAAATTAAAAAACTGCTCGAACTGCTCGAAGACACCAGCATCGCCGAAATCGAGATCCACGAGGGGGAGGAGTCGGTCCGCATCACCCGCGTCAGCCAGACCCAGCAGACCGTGGTCCAGGTGCCGGCGCCCGAGATCCAGCCGCCCCCGCAGCCGGCCCAGCCGCCCACCCCGGCGGCAGAGGCCCCGGCCGCCGAAGCCGCCGGCGAGGAGGAACTGAAGGGCCACATCGTCCGCTCCCCCATGGTCGGCACCTTCTACCGTGCTCCCGCCCCCGGGGCCAAACCCTTCGTCGAGGTGGGCCAGCACGTCAACGTCGGCGACACCCTGTGCATCATCGAGGCGATGAAGATCCTCAACCAGATCGAGGCGGACAAATCCGGCGTCGTCACCAAGATCCTGGTGGAGGACGGCCAGCCGGTGGAGTACAACCAGCCGTTGTTCGTGATCGAATAAGACAGGGATGCCCAACATGCTCGACAAGATCGTCATCGCCAACCGGGGCGAGATCGCCCTGCGCATCCTGCGCGCCTGCCGCGAACTGGGGGTGCGCGCCGTCGCCGTCCACTCCGAGGCCGACCGCGACCTCAAGCACGTGCTCATGGCCGACGAGTCGGTGTGCATCGGCCCGCCGCCGTCCTCCGACAGCTATCTCAATATCCCCGCCATCATCAGCGCCGCCGAGGTCACCGATGCGGTCGCCATCCATCCCGGCTACGGCTTTCTCGCCGAAAACGCCGATTTCGCCGAACGGGTGATCCAGAGCGGCTTCATCTTCATCGGCCCGCGGCCGGAAACCATCCGCCTGATGGGGGACAAGATCTCCGCCAAGGAGGCCATGAAGCGGGCCGGGGTGCCCTGCGTGCCCGGCTCCGACGGCCCCCTGAGCGACGACCTGGACGAGAACCTGCGCCTGGCGCGGGAAATCGGCTTCCCGGTCATCGTCAAGGCGGCCGCCGGCGGCGGGGGACGCGGCATGCGGGTGGTGCACTCGGAGGCGGCGCTCGCCAACGCCATCACCATCACCCGCAGCGAGGCCCGCACCGCCTTCGGCAGCGATGAGCTCTACATGGAGAAATTCCTGGAGAAGCCACGCCACATCGAGATCCAGGTGCTGGCCGACAGCCACGGCAACGTCATCCACCTGGGGGAACGCGACTGCTCCATGCAGCGCCGCCACCAGAAGGTCATCGAGGAGGCCCCGGCCCCGGGCATCACCGAAGACCAGCGCCGCTTCATCGGCGAGCGCTGCGTCGAAGCCTGCCGGGAGATCGGCTACCTGGGGGCCGGCACTTTCGAGTTCCTGTACGAGGACGGGGAGTTCTACTTCATCGAGATGAACACCCGCATCCAGGTGGAACATCCGGTCACCGAGATGGTCACCGGGGTGGACCTGATCAAGGAACAATTGCGCATCGCGGCAGGCGAACCTTTGTCCTACGCCCAGGAAGACATCGTCATCCGCGGCCACGCGGTGGAATGCCGCGTCAACGCCGAGGATCCGGAAACCTTCATGCCATCCCCCGGCCCCATCGAGCAGCTGCACGTGCCCGGCGGCCCCGGCATCCGGGTGGACACCCACATCTACGCCGGCTACAAGGTGCCGCCCTATTACGACTCGATGATCGGCAAGTTCATCGCCCACGGCGAAACCCGCGACAGCGCCCTGGCGCGGATGCGCACGGCCCTGAGCGAAACCATCGTCACCGGCATCAAGACCAACGTCCCGCTGCTGGCGCGCATCGTCAGTGACAGCGGTTTCCGCGCCGGCGGCCAGACCATCCACTATCTGGAAGACCTGCTCGGCTTGCGGGAATGATGAGAATCCTCAGGCGGCGGGAGACGGTCTGCAGGGCGTACTCGGCCTGGACGGCCGAGTATCGAGCGTCCAGGGATGGATTCACAGCGTCCCCGCAGACCGTCTCCCGCCGCCTGCGACCCTGTGGTTGGATTAAACATACGGAACGGAACCACGATGGCCTGGCGTCAGCTCTCCTTCACCCTGCCACAAGCGCTGGCCGATGAGGTCAGTGACCGTCTGGACCTGCTCGGCGCCCAGGCGGTCACCTTCTCCGAGGGCGACGACGAGGAACTGTTCGAGCCGCTGCCGGGCGAAACCCCGCTATGGCAGCAGACCCGCGCCACCGCCCTGTTCGATCCGGACACCGACACCCACGCCATCGCCGACCGGCTCCAGGCCGAATTCCCCCAGCTCCAGGACTGGCTCCACGAAACCCTGGCCGACCAGCCCTGGGAACGGGCCTGGCTGGAACACTTCCAACCGCTGAATTTCGGCCGCCTGTGGGTCTGTCCCAGCGGCCAGACCCCATCCGATCCAGACGCCGTCTGCCTGACCCTCGACCCCGGCCTGGCCTTCGGCACCGGCACCCACCCCACCACAGCCCTGTGCCTGGAATGGCTCGCCGAGGCGCCGCTGGCCGGCAAAACCGTGATCGACTACGGTTGCGGCTCCGGCATCCTCGCCATCGCCGCCCTACTGCTGGGGGCCGAGCGGGCCGTCGCCTGCGACATCGATCCCCAGGCCCTGAGCGCCACCTGCGACAACGCCCTCAAGAACCGGGTCGCCGACCGCCTGCACTGCTGCGACCCCGACCGGATGCTCATGGAAGCGGCCGACATCGTCATCGCCAACATCCTCGCCGGCCCGCTGGTGGAACTCGCCCCCCGCCTGACGGCCCTGACCAAAAGCGGCGGCCGGCTGGTGCTCTCCGGCGTGCTCGAAAGCCAGCTGCCGGCGGTGAGGCAGGCTTACCGGGAACACTTCGACTTCGACATACCGGCGGTGCTGGAAGGCTGGGGACGGCTGCACGGTCTAAAATACTAACGTACTTCCACTGCACCCAGGGGGGACGGTCTATCGCATCGAGGCCCAGTGGCTACCTGCTGGAATTGCCGGAGCCGGGCCGCGCCCAGGAAACGACGGTGGAAATTGCGGAGGAAACCCCGATGAAGGAATCCCCCCTGCCCGAGGCCGAAGACGCCGCCCCCTCCGGCGGCGGCCACTGGTACTGGTTTGCTGCCGTGCTCGGCGTGCTGCTGCTGGTCCAGATCTTCCTGGCCGCGAAAGACCGGCTGGCGCAGATCCCGCAGCTGCGCCCCGTGCTGGAAACCCTCTGCCACGGCCTCGGCTGCCGGCTGCCGCCCTTCCGCAGCCTGAACGAAATCCAGGTGGTGGACCGTGCCCTCTATCCCGCCAGGGACCGGGCCGACGCGTACGATTTCCATCTGGTCATCGTCAACCAGACGCCCTACCCCCAGCCTTATCCGCTCCTGAAACTGACCCTGACCGCCCTGGACGGCACCCCCATCGCCGCCCGCATCTTCAAACCGGAGGAATACTTGAAGACCCGCAATCCACCCCTGATGCCTCCTTACCGGATGATCTTCGTCGAACTGCGACTGGCCGCCCCCAAACGGGAGGTGGGCGGCTTCCAATTCGAGCTTCTGTCATGACCCTGCCCAACCTGCGCCTCAAACGCTACGAAGACCACCGTCTGCACCAGAGCCATCTGTGGGTGTTCAGTACGAGGTGGACATCCGCGCCGCATGATGGCGGGATAGCGGGGTGAGTCCGAAGTGCGGTTACCTGGGCCGGAAGGCCCGGTAAAGACGGGATTACAGGCACAAAAAAGCCGGATTCAGAAAACCGGCGTTTCTGTGTTTTGGCGGAGAGGGAGGGATTCGAACCCTCGGTGCGCTTGCGCGCACACCTGATTTCGAGTCAGGCCCGTTCGGCCAGCTCCGGCACCTCTCCGAGAACTATGCTATTTTACACGACCGGGTCGAAATTTTCCTCTCAGTTCTCCACCAGGCTCAATGCCACGGCCTTCTCGGCCGCTTCCTCGCCGAGGGCACGGAGGACCTCGCCGTCGCGGCGGTAAAGATCAGGACGGAACTCGACCTGCCCTTCCGCATCGACGGCAGCGGTCAGATACAACAGATAGATGGGCATCGGCCGCTCCAGCACGATGGGCCGGGTTTCTCCCTGCGCCAGCAGAGCTTCGATCCGCTGCCGGTCCCAGCCGGGGCCGTTGGCGTGCAACAGCGCCTGCGCCAGTTCCAGGGCGTGGGCGACCCGGACGCAACCGTGGCTGAAAGCGCGGCGGGGTTTGTGGAACAGCGCCTGGCTGGGAGTGTCGTGCAGATAGACGTGGTAACGGTTGGGGAACATGAACTTGACCCGCCCCAGGGCGTTGTCCGGGCCGGGGCGCTGGCGCAGGATATAGGGAAAGTTCCGCGGTGTGATCGCGGTCCAGTCCACGGTCGCAGGATCCACCACCTGGCCGTCCGGGGTGAGCAGATCCATGTGGTGACGCTGGAGAAATCCGGCAGGATCCTGCACCAGCCTGGGCGCCAGCTCCCGGCGGGCGATGCTGCGGGGTACGGTCCAGGTGGGGTTGAACACCAAATACGTGATGCGGTCGTGAAAGATGGGGGTGGGGAAGCGGGGGCGGCCGACCTGCACCGCAGCCTGCCAGATCGTGCGGCCGCCTTCGATCCACCGCAATCGGAAAGCGGGCACCTCAACCCGCAGATAGGTCCGTGGCAGGGCGTAATGCAGCCAGCGCAGACGCTCCAGGTTCACCCGCAGTTGGGCGGCGCGCCGCCCGGCCGGCACGTTCAGAGCCTGGCGGGTGCGGCGTCCGACCACACCGTCCGCCTCGAGGAAATGCCGGGTCTGGAAGCGCCTGACCGCCGCTTCCAAAGCTTCATCGAAAAGGGAATCCTCTCCAGCGTCCCCCGGCGCCAGATCCCCGCTCACAATCAGCCG comes from Methylomarinovum tepidoasis and encodes:
- the accB gene encoding acetyl-CoA carboxylase biotin carboxyl carrier protein, which codes for MDIRKIKKLLELLEDTSIAEIEIHEGEESVRITRVSQTQQTVVQVPAPEIQPPPQPAQPPTPAAEAPAAEAAGEEELKGHIVRSPMVGTFYRAPAPGAKPFVEVGQHVNVGDTLCIIEAMKILNQIEADKSGVVTKILVEDGQPVEYNQPLFVIE
- the accC gene encoding acetyl-CoA carboxylase biotin carboxylase subunit, coding for MLDKIVIANRGEIALRILRACRELGVRAVAVHSEADRDLKHVLMADESVCIGPPPSSDSYLNIPAIISAAEVTDAVAIHPGYGFLAENADFAERVIQSGFIFIGPRPETIRLMGDKISAKEAMKRAGVPCVPGSDGPLSDDLDENLRLAREIGFPVIVKAAAGGGGRGMRVVHSEAALANAITITRSEARTAFGSDELYMEKFLEKPRHIEIQVLADSHGNVIHLGERDCSMQRRHQKVIEEAPAPGITEDQRRFIGERCVEACREIGYLGAGTFEFLYEDGEFYFIEMNTRIQVEHPVTEMVTGVDLIKEQLRIAAGEPLSYAQEDIVIRGHAVECRVNAEDPETFMPSPGPIEQLHVPGGPGIRVDTHIYAGYKVPPYYDSMIGKFIAHGETRDSALARMRTALSETIVTGIKTNVPLLARIVSDSGFRAGGQTIHYLEDLLGLRE
- the prmA gene encoding 50S ribosomal protein L11 methyltransferase, with the protein product MAWRQLSFTLPQALADEVSDRLDLLGAQAVTFSEGDDEELFEPLPGETPLWQQTRATALFDPDTDTHAIADRLQAEFPQLQDWLHETLADQPWERAWLEHFQPLNFGRLWVCPSGQTPSDPDAVCLTLDPGLAFGTGTHPTTALCLEWLAEAPLAGKTVIDYGCGSGILAIAALLLGAERAVACDIDPQALSATCDNALKNRVADRLHCCDPDRMLMEAADIVIANILAGPLVELAPRLTALTKSGGRLVLSGVLESQLPAVRQAYREHFDFDIPAVLEGWGRLHGLKY
- a CDS encoding DUF3426 domain-containing protein; protein product: MKESPLPEAEDAAPSGGGHWYWFAAVLGVLLLVQIFLAAKDRLAQIPQLRPVLETLCHGLGCRLPPFRSLNEIQVVDRALYPARDRADAYDFHLVIVNQTPYPQPYPLLKLTLTALDGTPIAARIFKPEEYLKTRNPPLMPPYRMIFVELRLAAPKREVGGFQFELLS
- a CDS encoding L,D-transpeptidase family protein; translation: MFRSASAWGCFLWLLAGTALGGLSPATIEQRFELVAGDHILQVASERVTEPQLLTAVYEQAGFRPFWDRPQMLRALRAWIERAGDEGLNPDDYHRTRLAQGKLAPLDRELLATDAFLTLALHLATGKADPGRLFPGWNFAPRVSLPLSPARLTAVLAQGEISAYLQELLPTGGYAALREAFLRYRRLARQGGWPALPPGKSLRLGERGERVAILRRRLIVSGDLAPGDAGEDSLFDEALEAAVRRFQTRHFLEADGVVGRRTRQALNVPAGRRAAQLRVNLERLRWLHYALPRTYLRVEVPAFRLRWIEGGRTIWQAAVQVGRPRFPTPIFHDRITYLVFNPTWTVPRSIARRELAPRLVQDPAGFLQRHHMDLLTPDGQVVDPATVDWTAITPRNFPYILRQRPGPDNALGRVKFMFPNRYHVYLHDTPSQALFHKPRRAFSHGCVRVAHALELAQALLHANGPGWDRQRIEALLAQGETRPIVLERPMPIYLLYLTAAVDAEGQVEFRPDLYRRDGEVLRALGEEAAEKAVALSLVEN